A stretch of Acropora muricata isolate sample 2 chromosome 7, ASM3666990v1, whole genome shotgun sequence DNA encodes these proteins:
- the LOC136923822 gene encoding uncharacterized protein isoform X2 produces MWKGKVCSAVVLLLMFATQAVVSQRQSLKFEDESLTGSRRTLSATAQAFFAGLMAPQNLPKSALTTSVVVEQKLGHTGNTVYFVTLFDETRTIPLYSAYKVTPSQGKAIGNHKRNEVSGNWRTAPGVTGLNNAYKAAIKICKAKKGSQLSRGHMNPSAINSFDLNHMKATYTLSNAVPQFQKFNSKQWGTQEEKIRNYAKNTCANGGGTLYMLTGISDIGLKIPSGGGNPVQDTSIVQKCPQYTFTGGSKSHKLGTPRAVWSAGCCVWPKPATPVPPTKKPRRQPVTSFAVMSNNHPDEKQLHIKQMSVADLETLLTPTAALKVNLFPGNSDCRLSKYNHML; encoded by the exons ATGTGGAAGGGAAAAGTTTGCTCCGCTGTTGTGCTGCTGTTAATGTTTGCTACCCAGGCTGTGGTTTCACAGAGACAAAGCTTAAAGTTTG AGGATGAGTCCTTAACAGGTAGTCGCCGTACCCTAAGCGCTACAGCGCAAGCGTTTTTCGCCGGTTTGATGGCTCCCCAGAACCTGCCAAAAAGTGCATTGACAACTTCAGTTGTTGTAGAGCAGAAATTAGGACATACTGGAAACACGGTGTATTTTGTTACACTATTTGATGAGACCAGAACCATCCCTTTGTATTCGGCCTACAAGGTGACCCCAAGTCAGGGGAAAGCTATTGGAAATCATAAAAGAAATGAGGTGTCAGGAAATTGGAGGACTGCTCCCG GAGTTACTGGTTTAAATAATGCTTACAAAGCGGCAATCAAGATTTGTAAGGCAAAGAAAGGAAGCCAGCTCAGCCGAGGTCATATGAATCCTTCAGCCATAAATTCGTTTGATTTGAATCACATGAAAGCTACGTACACCTTGTCaaacgcagtaccacagttccAGAAGTTTAACAGCAAGCAATGGGGGACCCAAGAAGAAAAAATACGAAACTACGCCAAAAATACATGTGCAAACGGTGGCGGAACCCTTTACATGCTGACGGGGATATCAGATATTGGCCTGAAAATACCATCAGGTGGCGGAAATCCTGTACAAGACACCTCCATTGTGCAGAAATGTCCTCAATACACATTTACAGGTGGCAGTAAGAGTCATAAGCTGGGTACTCCTCGCGCGGTTTGGTCAGCAGGGTGTTGCGTGTGGCCGAAACCAGCAACACCTGTGCCTCCGACAAAAAAACCGAGACGGCAACCAGTCACATCGTTTGCCGTCATGAGTAACAACCATCCCGATGAGAAACAGCTGCACATCAAGCAGATGAGTGTCGCGGACTTGGAAACGCTCCTTACTCCCACAGCAGCGTTGAAAGTAAACTTGTTTCCAGGCAACAGTGATTGTAGATTGTCCAAATATAACCATATGCTCTAA
- the LOC136923822 gene encoding uncharacterized protein isoform X1, with product MWKGKVCSAVVLLLMFATQAVVSQRQSLKFAEDESLTGSRRTLSATAQAFFAGLMAPQNLPKSALTTSVVVEQKLGHTGNTVYFVTLFDETRTIPLYSAYKVTPSQGKAIGNHKRNEVSGNWRTAPGVTGLNNAYKAAIKICKAKKGSQLSRGHMNPSAINSFDLNHMKATYTLSNAVPQFQKFNSKQWGTQEEKIRNYAKNTCANGGGTLYMLTGISDIGLKIPSGGGNPVQDTSIVQKCPQYTFTGGSKSHKLGTPRAVWSAGCCVWPKPATPVPPTKKPRRQPVTSFAVMSNNHPDEKQLHIKQMSVADLETLLTPTAALKVNLFPGNSDCRLSKYNHML from the exons ATGTGGAAGGGAAAAGTTTGCTCCGCTGTTGTGCTGCTGTTAATGTTTGCTACCCAGGCTGTGGTTTCACAGAGACAAAGCTTAAAGTTTG CAGAGGATGAGTCCTTAACAGGTAGTCGCCGTACCCTAAGCGCTACAGCGCAAGCGTTTTTCGCCGGTTTGATGGCTCCCCAGAACCTGCCAAAAAGTGCATTGACAACTTCAGTTGTTGTAGAGCAGAAATTAGGACATACTGGAAACACGGTGTATTTTGTTACACTATTTGATGAGACCAGAACCATCCCTTTGTATTCGGCCTACAAGGTGACCCCAAGTCAGGGGAAAGCTATTGGAAATCATAAAAGAAATGAGGTGTCAGGAAATTGGAGGACTGCTCCCG GAGTTACTGGTTTAAATAATGCTTACAAAGCGGCAATCAAGATTTGTAAGGCAAAGAAAGGAAGCCAGCTCAGCCGAGGTCATATGAATCCTTCAGCCATAAATTCGTTTGATTTGAATCACATGAAAGCTACGTACACCTTGTCaaacgcagtaccacagttccAGAAGTTTAACAGCAAGCAATGGGGGACCCAAGAAGAAAAAATACGAAACTACGCCAAAAATACATGTGCAAACGGTGGCGGAACCCTTTACATGCTGACGGGGATATCAGATATTGGCCTGAAAATACCATCAGGTGGCGGAAATCCTGTACAAGACACCTCCATTGTGCAGAAATGTCCTCAATACACATTTACAGGTGGCAGTAAGAGTCATAAGCTGGGTACTCCTCGCGCGGTTTGGTCAGCAGGGTGTTGCGTGTGGCCGAAACCAGCAACACCTGTGCCTCCGACAAAAAAACCGAGACGGCAACCAGTCACATCGTTTGCCGTCATGAGTAACAACCATCCCGATGAGAAACAGCTGCACATCAAGCAGATGAGTGTCGCGGACTTGGAAACGCTCCTTACTCCCACAGCAGCGTTGAAAGTAAACTTGTTTCCAGGCAACAGTGATTGTAGATTGTCCAAATATAACCATATGCTCTAA
- the LOC136923804 gene encoding cytochrome P450 4V2-like, which translates to MYAFLTAVITSVLASLVLGIATLLVKYRRLAEFRLLPGPRPNFLFGNAWNLPTHSEGMLKQVLKWANDYTSEGFYCLWLGPGHPYLLTFKPELAEVILNSSKHTTKSADYWFLIPWLGTGLLLSDGSKWRMRRKLITPTFHFRILNDFIKVFEEQAKILVSRLQGKVNQGVFNIMPYISLCTLDIICITSMDSSPNAQENSNSPYVNAVLRITGLIHKRHRSPWLWNDVLYSWTSSGREHDECLQIIHGFTNKVIDERIAERAAKKTHSQEQKQEDDAEEGEFRKRKFLAFLDLLLDAYDNGEISREGIREEVDTFMFEGHDTTAAGITWALYCLGRNPAIQKRVQEEVDLFFEQRPHTLTVDDFKELRYLDCVIKEALRLFPSVPHFARTTSEDCYLDEYFVPKGSTVGVSPIALHRNPEVWPSPLQFDPDRFLPEKSPERHPFAFIPFSAGPRNCIGQRFALLEEKVVLSYLMRSFSVASKQTFDELLPCGELITRPKDGIFVTLVERNWKA; encoded by the exons ATGTATGCATTTCTGACTGCAGTCATAACTTCCGTTTTAGCGTCACTCGTTCTCGGCATCGCAACTCTCCTTGTTAAATATCGCCGTTTGGCTGAATTCAGATTACTTCCTGGTCCACGTCCTAATTTTCTGTTTGGTAACGCATGGAATCTTCCAACTCACTCAGAAG GGATGCTCAAGCAAGTGTTGAAGTGGGCAAACGACTACACATCGGAAGGATTTTATTGCCTCTGGCTAGGGCCAGGACATCCGTACCTTCTAACATTCAAACCAGAATTGGCAGAG GTTATTTTAAACAGTTCAAAACACACCACTAAGTCCGCTGATTATTGGTTCTTAATTCCCTGGCTTGGAACAG GTTTGTTGTTAAG TGATGGTTCCAAGTGGAGGATGCGCCGAAAGCTGATAACACCAACCTTCCATTTTCGAATTTTGAACGATTTTATAAAAGTATTTGAAGAGCAGGCAAAGATTCTTGTATCGCGCCTCCAG GGGAAAGTCAACCAAGGTGTCTTCAACATTATGCCTTACATTTCACTTTGTACATTGGACATCATTTGCA TTACATCTATGGACTCGTCACCAAATGctcaagaaaattcaaattctccGTACGTCAATGCGGTGTTGAG GATTACAGGCCTTATTCACAAGCGCCATCGATCACCGTGGTTGTGGAACGATGTCTTGTATAGTTGGACGTCATCAGGAAGAGAGCACGATGAATGCCTGCAAATCATTCATGGCTTCACAAACAAG GTTATCGATGAGCGAATCGCCGAAAGAGCAGCCAAGAAAACACATTCTCAAGAACAAAAGCAAGAAGACGATGCAGAGGAGGGTGAAtttagaaaaaggaaatttcttGCCTTCCTTGATCTTTTACTTGATGCTTATGATAATGGCGAAATCTCACGCGAGGGGATCAGGGAAGAAGTTGACACTTTTATGTTTGAG GGTCACGACACCACCGCTGCTGGCATCACTTGGGCTTTGTATTGTCTCGGTCGTAATCCAGCGATACAGAAAAGAGTTCAGGAAGAAGTTGACCTCTTCTTTG AACAACGTCCACACACGCTTACGGTGGACGATTTCAAAGAGTTGCGCTACTTGGACTGTGTTATTAAG GAGGCTTTGCGATTGTTCCCATCTGTGCCACATTTTGCAAGAACGACCTCGGAGGACTGTTATTTGG ACGAATACTTCGTTCCGAAAGGCTCAACAGTTGGGGTTTCGCCAATAGCACTTCATCGCAATCCGGAAGTGTGGCCCTCTCCGCTTCAGTTTGACCCTGATCGATTTCTTCCAGAGAAAAGCCCCGAACGCCATCCATTCGCCTTCATTCCCTTCTCAGCCGGACCAAGGAACTGTATTG GTCAGCGGTTTGCCCTACTGGAGGAGAAAGTCGTCTTGTCATACCTGATGCGAAGTTTCAGCGTTGCATCCAAACAAACCTTTGATGAGCTGTTGCCTTGCGGAGAACTCATTACGAGACCAAAAGACGGGATATTTGTCACTTTAGTAGAACGAAACTGGAAAGCATGA